The nucleotide sequence tgaatatataataattaagttAACATGATTTCAAAGTATGAATAGCCAAATTAGTTTTGTATCATTTCACAAACtccaaattatgttttattttaaagttgatttgaaaaaaataaaaaccttaAAAAGTACTGACTGCTTCACCATGTTAATATTTTAAACCATAAATCAGCACAGATATATATTATACTTAATTCAAAATAGCCTTTAAtccaaaataagcaaaaaagCAAGTTGCATAATTTAACAAAACCTGGGTAGgtacatcaaaataattttcggtattttttttaatccaaaaatgGTTAGCAATGTAAGAAAGGGAGGCTgacattccaaaataattttcatatgtaTAAGAGAGGAAACTTAAAGCTCCGCAATTAACAATTGTTATCACATCTGCGAAGTCTGAACTTATTTTATTCTTGCTAGAGAAATATATTACAAGAGGTACGAGAGGAATGATCATGTTGCCTAAAGCTATTTCATTTGTGTATCCATATTGTATCCAAATTGTTGAAACTATAAATGGAAGCGAAAATAAGTCTTGTATAAGTGTTGTTATCCTGTACATGTTATCAGTATTGGAGCCATAAGATGGGTTCCCTGAAACAGAAGTTAAT is from Diorhabda carinulata isolate Delta chromosome 1, icDioCari1.1, whole genome shotgun sequence and encodes:
- the LOC130890659 gene encoding uncharacterized protein LOC130890659 is translated as MSTNYSTALSHIVLAGTSIYCYICSKSIINARCSFAFILINSLLGVWRWGNPSYGSNTDNMYRITTLIQDLFSLPFIVSTIWIQYGYTNEIALGNMIIPLVPLVIYFSSKNKISSDFADVITIVNCGALSFLSYTYENYFGMSASLSYIANHFWIKKNTENYFDVPTQVLLNYATCFFAYFGLKAILN